CGCCAGGTTGCGCGGCTGGTCAACGTCGGTGCCCTTGAGCACGGCGACGTAGTAGGACAACAATTGCAGCGGGATGGTGTAGAGGATCGGCGACAGCGTGTCATGGATGTGCGGCATGTTGATCACGTGAGTGCCTTCACCGTTGGTCATGCCGGCCTTTTCGTCGGCAAACACGATCAGTTGGCCGCCACGGGCGCGCACTTCCTGCAGGTTGGACTTGAGCTTCTCCAGCAGTTCGTTGTTCGGCGCCACGGTGACCACGGGCATGTCGTCATCCACCAGGGCCAATGGGCCGTGTTTCAGCTCCCCGGCCGGGTAGGCTTCGGCGTGGATGTACGAGATTTCCTTGAGTTTCAGCGAACCTTCCATCGCCACCGGGTATTGCGCGCCACGGCCGAGGAACAGGGTGTGGTTCTTGTCGGCGAACAGTTCGGCGACTTTTTCCACGGTGCCGTCCATGGCCAGGGCTTCGCCCAGGCGGGTCGGCAGGCGGCGCAGTTCTTCCACCAGGGTGGCCTCAACGCCTTCGGCGAGGGTGCCGCGTACTTGACCGAGGGACAGGGTCAGCAGCAACAGGCCGACCAGTTGGGTGGTGAAGGCTTTGGTCGAGGCGACGCCGATTTCACGACCGGCCTGGGTCAGCAGGGTGAGGTCCGATTCACGTACCAGGGAGCTGATGCTGACGTTGCAGATCGCCAGGCTGCCGAGGAAGCCCAGCTCCTTGGCGTTGCGCAGGGCGGCCAGGGTGTCGGCGGTTTCGCCGGACTGGGAGATGGTCACGAACAGGGTGTCGGGCTGCACCACCACCTTGCGGTAGCGGAACTCGCTGGCGACTTCGACCTGGCACGGGATGCCGGCCAGTTCTTCGAGCCAGTAACGCGCAACCATGCCGGCGTGGTAGCTGGTGCCGCAGGCGACGATCTGCACGTTGCGCACTTTGGCGAACAGCTCGGCGGCTTGTGGGCCGAAGGCGTTGACCAGCACCTGGTTCTGGCTCAGGCGACCTTCGAGGGTGCGCTGTACCACCGAAGGCTGCTCGTGGATTTCCTTGAGCATGAAGTGGCGGAACTCGCCCTTGTCGGCGGCTTCGGCGCCGTCGCGGTATTGCACGGCCTCGCGCTCGACGGACTGACCGTTGACGTCCCAGATCTGCACGCTTTCACGGCGGATGTCGGCGATATCGCCTTCTTCCAGGTACATGAAGCGGTCGGTCACCTGGCGCAGGGCCAGTTGGTCGGAAGCGAGGAAGTTCTCGCCCAGGCCCAGGCCGATCACCAACGGGCTGCCACTGCGCGCGGCAACCAGGCGGTCAGGCTGGCTCGCGCTGATCACGGCCAGGCCGTAGGCGCCGTGCAGTTCCTTGACCGTGGCCTTGAGGGCGGTGGTCAGGTCGCTGTGGTCCTTGAGCTTGTGGTTGAGCAAGTGGGCGATGACTTCGGTGTCGGTGTCCGAAGTGAACACGTAGCCCAGGCCCTTGAGTTGTTCGCGCAGCACTTCGTGGTTTTCGATGATGCCGTTGTGCACCACGGCCAGGTCGCCCGAAAAGTGCGGGTGAGCGTTACGCTCGCACGGCGCACCGTGAGTAGCCCAACGGGTGTGGGCGATGCCCAGGCGGCCCACCAATGGCTCACCGGCCAGGGCCTGGTCCAACTCGCTGACCTTGCCCGGACGGCGCATACGCTCCAGCTTCCCGGCGTTGGTGAAGACCGCCACACCGGCGCTGTCATAGCCACGGTATTCCAGGCGCTTGAGGCCTTCGATGAGGATGGCGGTTACGTTACGTTCGGCGACTGCGCCAACAATTCCACACATGGTGTTTCTCCTAGATGACTGCCGCGCATATCAGCGTAATGCCGCGGGCTTGGATCTGGTCGCGGGCCTCAGGCGGCAGGCGATCATCGGTGATAAGGGTATGGACGCTGCTCCAGGGCAGTTCCAGGTTGGGAATTTTGCGGCCGATCTTGTCGGATTCGACCATCACCACGACTTCACGGGCGACCTCGGCCATGACACGGCTCAGGCCCAGCAATTCGTTGAAGGTGGTGGTACCGCGCTGCAAATCGATGCCGTCGGCACCGATGAACAGTTGATCAAAATCGTAGGAACGCAGCACCTGCTCGGCGACCTGGCCCTGGAACGAGTCCGAATGCGGATCCCAGGTGCCGCCGGTCATCAGCAGCACCGGTTCATGCTCCAGCTCGCTCAAGGCGCGGGCCACGTTCAGGGAATTGGTCATGACCACCAGGCCGGGTTGATGGCCCAGTTCGGGGATCATCGCGGCGGTGGTGCTGCCGCTGTCGATGATGATGCGCGCGTGTTCACGCAGGCGCACCACGGCGGCGCGGGCAATCGCACGCTTATAGGCCGAGACCGGTTGCGCCGCGTCGCCCACCAGTTCCTGAGGCATGGTGATCGCGCCACCGTAGCGGCGCAGCAGCAGGCCATTACTTTCGAGGGCGGCCAAGTCCTTGCGGATGGTCACTTCCGAGGTTTCGAAACGCTTGGCCAATTCGTCCACGCTCACTTCGCCCTGTTCATTGAGCAAGGTAAGGATGTTGTGGCGACGTTGGGGGGTATTTCGTTTCGACATGGTGTTGATAAGTTTCGTTTCGAAAGATAACGAAGGCAATCAAAACCTATTGGCGAAAGATCGTCAAGCGGTGACGATCATTATTTTTGAAATAACGCAGGCAAATGTGGGAGGGGGCTTGCCCCCGATAGCGGTTTATCAGTCAGCCCTTTATTGACTGACCCACCGCTATCGGGGCAAGCCCCCTCCCACATTGGAGTTTTGTTGCTGCCAAGGGCGTGGATAGATCAGGTCTTTTTGATTTTGAGCGGGCGTTTCCAGCCGTCGATGTTGCGCTGGCGCGCACGGGCTACGGCCAGTTGCGACTTATCCACATCCTGGTTGATGGTTGAGCCCGCTGCGGTATTGGAACCATCACCGATGGTCACAGGAGCAACCAGCGAGTTGTTGGAGCCGATGAATACGTCTTCACCAATCGTCGTCTGGTATTTGTTGGCGCCGTCGTAGTTGCAGGTAATTGCACCGGCGCCAATGTTGCTGCGAGCACCGATCACCGCATCACCGAGGTAAGCCAGGTGGCCGGCCTTCGCCTCGTCGCCCATTTTCGCGTTTTTCAGCTCGACGAAATTGCCGACGTGCGCCCGGGCGCCCATCACCGTTCCCGGACGCAACCGCGCAAACGGCCCGGCATCGCTGCCCTCGCCCATCACCGCACCGTCGATATGGCTGTTGGCCTTGACCACTACGCCTTTGCGCAAGGTGCTGTCCTTGATCACGCAGTTCGGACCAATCACCACGTCGTCTTCAATGATCACGCGACCTTCCAGGATCACGTTGATATCGATCAGCACGTCACGGCCCACCGTCACTTCACCCCGCACGTCGAAACGCGCCGGATCACGCAGGGTAACGCCCTGGGCCATCAGGCGGCGGCCTTCGCGCAGTTGGTAGTGGCGCTCAAG
This genomic stretch from Pseudomonas orientalis harbors:
- the glmS gene encoding glutamine--fructose-6-phosphate transaminase (isomerizing), with protein sequence MCGIVGAVAERNVTAILIEGLKRLEYRGYDSAGVAVFTNAGKLERMRRPGKVSELDQALAGEPLVGRLGIAHTRWATHGAPCERNAHPHFSGDLAVVHNGIIENHEVLREQLKGLGYVFTSDTDTEVIAHLLNHKLKDHSDLTTALKATVKELHGAYGLAVISASQPDRLVAARSGSPLVIGLGLGENFLASDQLALRQVTDRFMYLEEGDIADIRRESVQIWDVNGQSVEREAVQYRDGAEAADKGEFRHFMLKEIHEQPSVVQRTLEGRLSQNQVLVNAFGPQAAELFAKVRNVQIVACGTSYHAGMVARYWLEELAGIPCQVEVASEFRYRKVVVQPDTLFVTISQSGETADTLAALRNAKELGFLGSLAICNVSISSLVRESDLTLLTQAGREIGVASTKAFTTQLVGLLLLTLSLGQVRGTLAEGVEATLVEELRRLPTRLGEALAMDGTVEKVAELFADKNHTLFLGRGAQYPVAMEGSLKLKEISYIHAEAYPAGELKHGPLALVDDDMPVVTVAPNNELLEKLKSNLQEVRARGGQLIVFADEKAGMTNGEGTHVINMPHIHDTLSPILYTIPLQLLSYYVAVLKGTDVDQPRNLAKSVTVE
- a CDS encoding DeoR/GlpR family DNA-binding transcription regulator, translated to MSKRNTPQRRHNILTLLNEQGEVSVDELAKRFETSEVTIRKDLAALESNGLLLRRYGGAITMPQELVGDAAQPVSAYKRAIARAAVVRLREHARIIIDSGSTTAAMIPELGHQPGLVVMTNSLNVARALSELEHEPVLLMTGGTWDPHSDSFQGQVAEQVLRSYDFDQLFIGADGIDLQRGTTTFNELLGLSRVMAEVAREVVVMVESDKIGRKIPNLELPWSSVHTLITDDRLPPEARDQIQARGITLICAAVI